The DNA sequence TAACGATCAATTCGACAGTATTGTTTTGCCAAGGGAAGTAAAGACTGAAGGTACAGTAGCAATCAAAATGAAATTTGATAAAACAGCAGCATTTAGGGTCTACGATGAAATGGCAGAAAATGCTGTAGAAGATAAAGAGGGCAATCTCTATGCTGAGATAGAACTGCCTAATGATGACAACCTTTATCGTTATATTCTTTCATTTGGAGATGCGGTAGAAGTTTTAGAACCAGAGGATGTTCGAAAGCAAATGAGAGAAATGACTATTAAAATGGCCAAAAAATATAGAACCTGACAAATGGTGTCAAGTATCTTCCTGTACAATAGAACTATCAAAATACAGGAGGATTAGATCATGAAATACGAATGGAGAAAACAGGAAAAAACACTTTATGGTGTCAAGCAGACACCGGTCGTAGTAGAAGTACCCAAACAGCAGTTTATCCTGATAAAAGGCAAAGGTAATCCCAATGAAGCGGATTTTTCAGATAGGATATCCGCCCTATATGCGCTGGCCTATGCTATCAAGATGCAGTATAAGAAAGATATGAAAGATAGGTCCGATGCTGAAGTGACGGATTTTACCGTCTATCCTTTGGAGGGACTTTGGGAAAATGGTGATGAGTCAGCATTTGATAAAAACAAACTGACCTATACACTGATGATTAAACAACCTGATTTTATAAAGCAGAAGGATTTTACCAAGGCGCTTGAGACTGTTAGAAAGAAAAAGCCTAATGACTTGTATGATGAGATAGGCTTTGAAGAAGTAAAAGATGGCAAAGCTATTCAGATCTTACATATGGGAAGCTACGATGATGAACCCAAGTCTTTTGCATTGATGGATCAACTTACCAATGATCTTAATCTTACACGAACGGCCGATTTTCACAGAGAAATCTACCTAAGCAATCGCAACAGAACAGCTGAAGACAAGCAAAAAACTATACTTAGGTACTCCGTGAGGTAAATACATGGAAAACGTTATCCAATAAGTGTGTGAGGCAGGAATGATGAAAACCGTTTATATGTATGTCCAAGATACCATGGCCGATTGGGAGCATGGCTACTTGATGCAAGCTCTGAGTTTACAGGTCATGTTGAAAAAGCCCAAAGTTTCTTTTAAAACGGTAGGCAGGACAAAAGCGCCGATCAGGACAGCCAGCGGCATTACTCTAGTACCAGATTTAAGTCTAGATGATATAGATGTTGCGAGTACAGCAGCTTTGGTGCTCATTGGCGGTGAGACTTGGCTGGATAAGGAGCAAGCAGCTATTTTGAACCTTGCGGCCGAGTTGTTACAGGAGGGATTCTTGGTTGCCGCTATCTGCGGAGCTACCTTGGGTCTGGCCGACCGTGGTGCCTTAAATACACGTTTCCATACGAGCAATGCTTCTTTTTATCCAGAAATGAGTCCCCATTATACTGGGCAGATATATTATAAGGATGATGTGGCTGTTTGTGATGGCAATTTGATCATAGCAAGTTCTGCTGGTTCACTCTTGTGGGCAAAACTGATTGTTGAAAAATTAGACTTGTATGCTAACAAAACAATCGAAGCTTGGTTTGACTATTTCTCTACGGGAGATGTTGCCGCTTATGCCAGATTGATGTCCTCATTCTCAGAGTGAGGAGACCTGATGAAGAAAGCGATTATCCTCCTGCGTGGCGTTACGCCGACCGGGCCAAATAAAATCCCCAAGATGGCTTATCTTAGAGAGATTTTAGAAGTGGCAGGTTTGCAGTCCATAGAGACCTGTATCCAAAGTGGGAATATTATTTGCGAGACAGATTTAGCTGATAAAGACATCAAAAATCTCGTCCACGATACGAAAATATCGGAGCGGATTTGTCCGTCATTATCAAAAATCCTGAGCAGTTAGCGAAAGCTGCGCAGGAAAATCCTTTTAGTGAGACCTATGATAGTTCACGCATTCATCTGGTTTTCACCAATGATACTATTTCTTCAAGCAAACTAGCAGAGCTTCTAGCACAAGACTTTGGGGATGAGGCGCTGTATGCAGGTAGCCAGTGTCTTTATATGTATTTACCCAGAGAAGCTAAAAAGAAAAAGTTGAATACTAATTTTTTAGAAAAGACGTTGGGCATCCGAGCCACCATGCGGAAGCTTAGTGTCACGAAGCGTTTGAGTCAGCTGTGAAAAAGAATGACAAAGGGAGTGGGAAAGAACCCAAAAATTGAAAGTTTTGGTTCGTATTCCCACTCCCTTTAGGATCATTTAGTCAAATACAGTCACAATTGGTTCAGCTGATGACCAGTCAGACAATTGGTCGAAAAATTGGGTGAAGACCGGTGTTTGGTTGTGGCTATCGATAGCTTCTTGATTTTCCCACTGTTCAATCATGATAAATTGATTGGGCTTGTCCACAGCTTGATAGAGCTGGTAGCTGCGGTTTCCTTTTTCTTGTCTTGAGGATTCAATCAGTGGTTGAATCGCCTGCAAGAAATCTTGACGATTATCCTCTTTAATAAAGAACGTGGCGTTGATTGTTTTCATAAATGGCCTCCTTGTAATAGATAATACTGGTAACAGTCTATAAATTTATAGACTAAATGTCAATATTTTGTTGCTTTCTAACATAGAGGGCAGCTACATATTATCTTTACCCCAAGTGTTGAGTTTGAGTAAAAGTTTCAATAGTTCTTGTCCCTTTGCTGTTAAGCGGTACTGAGTGTGAAAAGGTAAGGTTTGTAGGTCTGTTTTGAGCACTAGGCCATCGACTATTAAATCGTTTAAAGCGCGTGTCAGCATGGTTTTGGTGATTCCCTCTACTTCACGCTTTAACTGGTTAAAACGAATAGGCTCATGCTGTGAGATAATCCAGATAATATTGAGTTTCCATTTTCCCGAAGTACTGTCCATTAATCTTGATACCCCACAGTTCCAGTGTGTGTTTGTTTGCATAGCAGGGTCTCCTAAGACAGTGGTCACAAAAAAGTGACTACTGTTTTTTCATTATTAGCTTTATTATAATGAAATTGTTAAGAAACACAAAGGAGGATACAAGATTATGGAAAATATTTTAAACTTTTTGGATGAACGTCGGTCTGTCAGGCATTTTGATTCCCAAGTCATCTTGGAAAAAAGTGTGATCGTCGACATACTGAAACATGCCAGTTACGCTCCATCTGGTAATAATTTCCAGCCTTGGCGGGTAGCGGTCGTCGCTGATAAAGAGAAGCAAGAACGTCTTGCAGCATTTGCAGCAGGGCAGCTGCAAGTCAAGGAGGCATCCGCAGTCTTTTTGCTCTTTGGTGATAAAAAGGCCTATGACTTAGAGTGGTGGCAGGATTTTCATCTTCAGCATGAGGCTATTTCAAAAGACAAAGTAGCTGACAAGCTATTAAGAATAGAGAGATATTTTAGCTTGCATCCCGACGATAAGGATGTTGAAGGCTTACGACTGGATGTTGGTCTCTTTGCTATGAACCTCATGCATGTTGTCCGTACCTATGGTTATGATAGTGTGCCGATGAGAGGAGTGGATTTTGAGGCGGTGAAGGACTACCTAAAACTCTCTTCTGATTGGGAACCTATTTTAATGCTGTCTGTGGGGAAAGCCTTAAAATCTGGTCATCCCCATGTTAGGAGAAAGGTAGGAGAGTTTTTGATTTTTATTGATTAATTAGCTCAACTGTTCTAGGTCGCCCGTCACCCCTGTTTTATTTATGGTAGAATAAGTAGAAAGAATTAAAATAGAAAGTGCACCTATGAGAATAGCAGACTACTCTGTGACCCGTGCCATTTTGGAGCGTCACGGCTTTACCTTTAAAAAATCCTTCGGTCAGAATTTTTTGACTGATACCAATATTTTACAGAAGATTGTCGATACGGCAGAGGTTGACAAAAATGTTAATGTCATCGAAATTGGGCCTGGTATCGGGGCTTTGACCGAGTTTTTGGCGGAGAATGCGGCAGAGGTCATGGCTTTTGAGATTGATGAGCGCCTGATTCCGATTTTAGCAGATACCCTGCGTGATTTTGACAACGTGCAGGTAGTCAATCAAGATATCCTCAAGGCTGATTTGCAGACGCAGATCCAGAGCTTTAAAAATCCAGATCTGCCGATTAAGGTGGTCGCAAACCTCCCTTATTACATCACGACACCGATTCTCATGCATTTGATTGAAAGTAAAATTCCTTTCCAAGAGTTTGTGATCATGATGCAGAAAGAAGTGGCAGACCGCATTTCGGCTGAACCCAACACCAAGGCTTATGGGTCGCTGTCGATTGCAGTGCAGTATTATATGGAGGCTGAGGTAGCCTTTATCGTGCCTCGCACTGTTTTTGTACCAGCGCCAAATGTTGACTCAGCCATTCTCAAAATGGTACGCCGCAATCAGCCCTTGGTGGAAGTGCAAGACGAGGATTTTCTTTTTGATGTCGCAAAAGCCAGCTTTGTCCACCGTCGCAAGACCTTGTGGAATAATCTGACCAACCGCTTTGGCAAGTCAGAAGATATCAAAGCTAAATTGGAAGCCGCTTTGGAGCAGGCAGAACTCCAGCCATCTATCCGCGGCGAAGCCTTGTCTATTATGGATTTTGCTAGATTGGCAGATGCGTTAAAAGATCAAAGACTTTGATAGGTTAAAAGAGTTGAAGTATGATAATACCAGAATTTCTATCTTGTTAAGACGATAGGGGGAGTCTGCATAGTCTCTTTGAGCTGATGTCATGATGTAATCGTGGCCCTTAAGCCAGCCTAAAGCGGAAAACCTAAATGAATGTGACGACCATCGTTCATCTTATTTCCGATCTCCAAAGGTCTAAGGGACCTTTGTAATCGGGAAATAAAGCTTGCAAAGTAAGTGTCAAAAACGGTCTGGGGAGAGAATGTTTCAGGTCACCACCTTAAAAGTAGGGAGTGGGATCAACCAAAAATTTTCAATTTTTGGTTGATCCCACTTTTTTTAATACCCAAAATGCCTAATAAGAAGGCTCGCAGTTTGAAAGGAAAGTGATGTCATTGGCTATCAATGATAGGTCTAATCTATTTAAAATATAAAAAACATTAATTTGTGTAATGAATTCGCTTGCAATATAATGGGGGTGAAAAAAATTTAAAGGAGATAAAAAATGGAAAATCTAACTGTTGTTGAACAAATGGCTAAATGGGTTGCTACAAAAAATTTTGCTGACCTTTCGCAGGAAGAAGTAACTGCTTTGAAGGGGCGTGTGCTTGACGCTATTGGTTGTGCCATTGGTGCTTTGAATAGCCAGACAATCAAGAATATCCAGCAAATGACGCATGATTTAACTGCTGATGGCTCGGTGACCATGATTGGTGGGGGAAAAACCACACCGGATTATGCAGCCTTGTTTAATGGTGCGGCTATTCGTTATTTAGATTATAACGACTCCTATTTAGCTAAAGGAGAAACCTGCCATCCATCTGATAATATTTCAGCTATTTTGGCAGCGACAGAACACAATCATGGGACTGGGAAAGATTTTCTTCTTGGTCTAGCGATTGCTTACCAAATCCAGTGCCGGCTTTCTGATGAGGCTCCTGTCAGGAAACATGGTTTTGACCATACTGTTCAGGAAGCTTATGGGGCTGCAGCTGGTGCGGCTAAGGCTTTGGGACTGACACAGGCACAAATTGCAAATGCTATCGCCATCTCAGGAACTAGTTATAATTCTCTGCGGGTCACTCGGACGGGTGCACTGTCGAACTGGAAGGGTTTGGCAGCACCGAATACAGCCCGCGGTGCAATGTCTTCGGCTCTCTTGGCAAAGTATAATATTACAGGTCCACGAGAAGTTTTTGAAGGCAATAAAGGTTTCTATGAAACTATTGCTGGTAAGTTTGAAATCGACTGGGAAAAAGAAGGATTGGAACGTGTTTTAAAGACAATTATCAAGCGCTATAATGCTGAAATTCACTCCCAGTCTTCAATCGAAGGGCTGATTGAATTTAGAAATAAGGAACACCTTGCTCCGGAAGCTATTAAGGAAATTCGTTTGGATACCTTTGATGTTGCGTTTAATATTATCGGAGGGGGTGAAGAAGGCGATAAGAAACAAATTCGCCTCAAAGAGGAGGCTGACCACTCGCTTCCATACATGCTGTCAGCTGCTTATCTGGATGGTCAGGTTTTGCCAGCCCAGTATGAACAAGATCGGATTCTAAGGGATGATATTCAAAATCTTTTGCAAAAGGTAACCGTTAGGGAAAATCCTGAGTTCAGCAAACGTTTTCCGAATGAGATGGCTATCAGATTGGAAGTAGAAACCAATGATGGTCATATTTATAGGATTGATAAAGATGATTACCAAGGCTTCACCTCAAGACCGGCAAGCTGGGATGTCCTTTTGGAAAAATATCATTTGCTGACAGAATCTATTGACCAGACTCTAGCTCAAAAAATTGCAGATACAATTGCTCGGCTTGAAGACATTGATATTAGTGAGTTAACCAATTTATTGGCAAAAATTTGATAAGTCTTGGTTTGGATAACGGAGCATGGGCTTGCGGATTGTGTCAAAAAGATGAGTTCTCCTAGAATCTTTGATGATTCGTCGTCGGACTCCCTATTTTGACTTTATCCGCAGACGCCCTTTGCGACACGACGTTTGGTTGGTCGATTTTACTAACCAAACGAAGTTAGTGGGAGAGGCAGCCAATTCACTCTAGTGATTGGCGTTTGTTATTAAGTGTGAAGCACTTAGGTAACAAGCCTCTGCCATATCTTAATAATCGAACACGGGCTGCGGCTTGTGCAAAAAAGATAGTTTCTTCCTAGACGCAAGCGTCTTCGTCGAACCTCCTATTTTTGCTTGATCCGCGGACGCCCTTTGTATCTTATACGAGGAGGTTAAGAATGCTAGTAGATTTACCAGTGAGTATTTACCGTGGTGGGACTAGCAAAGCAGTTTTTATTGATGAAGCAGTTTTGCCAAGTGACCTCGGCGACAGAGAGAAAATTCTCTTGAAATTGATGGGAAGTCCTGATGCCAGACAAATTGATGGTCTGGGTGGGGCTGTTTCAACGACAAGTAAGGTGGCTATTATTTCTAAAGAGACGGTTAATGACTGGGATGTCAATTATACCTTTGCACAAGTTGCTGTGGATAAGGCCGTTGTCTCTTATTCTGGAAACTGTGGAAATATTTCGTCTGCAGTTGGTATTTATGCCATTGAAAATAATTTGGTTAAAACCAGCTCACCCCAAACCTTGGTCCGAGTTTATAATACAAACACCAAGAAAGTAATCAACGAGTATATCCCAACGCCAGATGGGCGATTGACCTATGAAGGAGATTTTGAGATATCTGGCGTTCCGGGTAAAGGCTTAAAAATTGAGCTGGAATTTCTTGAGCCTGCGGGGGCGTTCAGTGGGCAATTATTCCCAACGGGACAAGCAAAGGATGTCATAACCTTAAGTGATGGGAAAGATATTGACGTTTCCTTAGTTGATGTCGCCAATCCCCTCGTCTATATTCGGGCAGAAGATATTGGCTTAGAGGGAATCGAGACCCCTGAAATGATTGATAGCAAGGATAGTCTCCTGCAGCTTTTGGAAGAAATTCGCGGTAAGGCAGCCGTACTGATGGGAATTATTAAAGACCCTAAAGATAGTGCAGTTCTGACTCCAGGTGTCCCTAAGCTGACAATTATTTCTAAACCAAAAACTTACCTGACTAAAGAAGGAAAAGAAATAAAAAAATCCGATTTTGATATT is a window from the Streptococcus criceti HS-6 genome containing:
- a CDS encoding winged helix-turn-helix transcriptional regulator codes for the protein MQTNTHWNCGVSRLMDSTSGKWKLNIIWIISQHEPIRFNQLKREVEGITKTMLTRALNDLIVDGLVLKTDLQTLPFHTQYRLTAKGQELLKLLLKLNTWGKDNM
- a CDS encoding GyrI-like domain-containing protein produces the protein MKYEWRKQEKTLYGVKQTPVVVEVPKQQFILIKGKGNPNEADFSDRISALYALAYAIKMQYKKDMKDRSDAEVTDFTVYPLEGLWENGDESAFDKNKLTYTLMIKQPDFIKQKDFTKALETVRKKKPNDLYDEIGFEEVKDGKAIQILHMGSYDDEPKSFALMDQLTNDLNLTRTADFHREIYLSNRNRTAEDKQKTILRYSVR
- the rsmA gene encoding 16S rRNA (adenine(1518)-N(6)/adenine(1519)-N(6))-dimethyltransferase RsmA, giving the protein MRIADYSVTRAILERHGFTFKKSFGQNFLTDTNILQKIVDTAEVDKNVNVIEIGPGIGALTEFLAENAAEVMAFEIDERLIPILADTLRDFDNVQVVNQDILKADLQTQIQSFKNPDLPIKVVANLPYYITTPILMHLIESKIPFQEFVIMMQKEVADRISAEPNTKAYGSLSIAVQYYMEAEVAFIVPRTVFVPAPNVDSAILKMVRRNQPLVEVQDEDFLFDVAKASFVHRRKTLWNNLTNRFGKSEDIKAKLEAALEQAELQPSIRGEALSIMDFARLADALKDQRL
- a CDS encoding 2-methylaconitate cis-trans isomerase PrpF family protein, which codes for MLVDLPVSIYRGGTSKAVFIDEAVLPSDLGDREKILLKLMGSPDARQIDGLGGAVSTTSKVAIISKETVNDWDVNYTFAQVAVDKAVVSYSGNCGNISSAVGIYAIENNLVKTSSPQTLVRVYNTNTKKVINEYIPTPDGRLTYEGDFEISGVPGKGLKIELEFLEPAGAFSGQLFPTGQAKDVITLSDGKDIDVSLVDVANPLVYIRAEDIGLEGIETPEMIDSKDSLLQLLEEIRGKAAVLMGIIKDPKDSAVLTPGVPKLTIISKPKTYLTKEGKEIKKSDFDIAVRMMSMQKAHKSIALTGALCTGAATHLKGTIPYELVQDREIGDKLEIAHSSGKISVSVKSEIVEGKTVIRSVSSYRTARKIMTGTAFIKGE
- a CDS encoding putative quinol monooxygenase, whose product is MKTINATFFIKEDNRQDFLQAIQPLIESSRQEKGNRSYQLYQAVDKPNQFIMIEQWENQEAIDSHNQTPVFTQFFDQLSDWSSAEPIVTVFD
- a CDS encoding nitroreductase family protein, with the translated sequence MENILNFLDERRSVRHFDSQVILEKSVIVDILKHASYAPSGNNFQPWRVAVVADKEKQERLAAFAAGQLQVKEASAVFLLFGDKKAYDLEWWQDFHLQHEAISKDKVADKLLRIERYFSLHPDDKDVEGLRLDVGLFAMNLMHVVRTYGYDSVPMRGVDFEAVKDYLKLSSDWEPILMLSVGKALKSGHPHVRRKVGEFLIFID
- a CDS encoding DJ-1/PfpI family protein → MKTVYMYVQDTMADWEHGYLMQALSLQVMLKKPKVSFKTVGRTKAPIRTASGITLVPDLSLDDIDVASTAALVLIGGETWLDKEQAAILNLAAELLQEGFLVAAICGATLGLADRGALNTRFHTSNASFYPEMSPHYTGQIYYKDDVAVCDGNLIIASSAGSLLWAKLIVEKLDLYANKTIEAWFDYFSTGDVAAYARLMSSFSE
- a CDS encoding MmgE/PrpD family protein, with protein sequence MENLTVVEQMAKWVATKNFADLSQEEVTALKGRVLDAIGCAIGALNSQTIKNIQQMTHDLTADGSVTMIGGGKTTPDYAALFNGAAIRYLDYNDSYLAKGETCHPSDNISAILAATEHNHGTGKDFLLGLAIAYQIQCRLSDEAPVRKHGFDHTVQEAYGAAAGAAKALGLTQAQIANAIAISGTSYNSLRVTRTGALSNWKGLAAPNTARGAMSSALLAKYNITGPREVFEGNKGFYETIAGKFEIDWEKEGLERVLKTIIKRYNAEIHSQSSIEGLIEFRNKEHLAPEAIKEIRLDTFDVAFNIIGGGEEGDKKQIRLKEEADHSLPYMLSAAYLDGQVLPAQYEQDRILRDDIQNLLQKVTVRENPEFSKRFPNEMAIRLEVETNDGHIYRIDKDDYQGFTSRPASWDVLLEKYHLLTESIDQTLAQKIADTIARLEDIDISELTNLLAKI